A window of Amycolatopsis australiensis contains these coding sequences:
- a CDS encoding nucleotide sugar dehydrogenase, whose translation MKISVFGLGYVGCVSAACLAGQGHRVVGVDVNPVKIDLITRGKAPVVEERIGELTAEVVASGALRATTDVAEAVADSEISLVCVGTPSAPNGSLSTVYLERVAEEIGEALAHKSERHTVVFRSTMLPGTCLDLLVPILEKSSGRTAGVDFGVAVNPEFLREGTSVRDFFDPPKTVIGEIDTASGDAVAGLYEGLPGPVFRVPIPVAEMTKYADNSFHGLKIGFANELGAICRALGLDSHQVIDVFLADTKLNISPAYLKPGFAFGGSCLPKDLRGLVYAAHRADVSVPILSHVLASNDEHLQRAFDLVARTGKRKVGLFGLSFKPGTDDLRESPLVELAEKLLGKGYDLKIYDANVSLSRLMGANREFIESRLPHLGQLLAGSVEEVVDHADVLLVGTKDPDVLAALPHGGREIVDLVRLPDAATRRLEEGYAGLAW comes from the coding sequence GTGAAGATCAGTGTCTTCGGGCTCGGTTACGTGGGCTGTGTCTCCGCCGCGTGCCTGGCGGGGCAGGGACACCGGGTGGTCGGCGTGGACGTCAACCCGGTCAAGATCGACCTCATCACCCGGGGCAAGGCCCCGGTGGTCGAGGAGCGGATCGGTGAGCTGACCGCCGAAGTCGTCGCGAGCGGCGCGCTGAGAGCCACGACCGACGTCGCGGAAGCCGTCGCGGACAGCGAAATCTCGCTCGTGTGCGTCGGCACGCCGTCGGCGCCGAACGGGAGCCTTTCCACGGTCTACCTCGAGCGCGTGGCCGAGGAAATCGGCGAAGCGCTCGCGCACAAGAGCGAGCGCCACACGGTCGTCTTCCGCAGCACGATGCTGCCGGGCACCTGCCTGGACCTGCTGGTCCCGATCCTGGAGAAGTCCTCGGGCCGCACGGCGGGCGTCGACTTCGGCGTCGCGGTGAACCCCGAGTTCCTGCGCGAGGGCACCAGCGTCCGCGACTTCTTCGACCCGCCGAAGACGGTGATCGGCGAGATCGACACCGCCAGCGGAGACGCCGTCGCCGGGCTGTACGAGGGGCTGCCCGGCCCGGTCTTCCGCGTGCCGATCCCGGTCGCGGAGATGACGAAGTACGCCGACAACTCCTTCCACGGCCTCAAGATCGGGTTCGCGAACGAGCTGGGCGCGATCTGCCGGGCGCTCGGCCTCGACTCGCACCAGGTGATCGACGTCTTCCTCGCCGACACCAAGCTCAACATCAGCCCGGCCTACCTGAAGCCCGGGTTCGCGTTCGGCGGCTCGTGCCTGCCGAAGGACCTGCGCGGGCTGGTCTACGCCGCGCACCGCGCCGACGTCAGCGTGCCGATCCTCTCGCACGTGCTCGCGTCCAACGACGAGCACCTGCAGCGCGCGTTCGACCTGGTGGCGCGCACCGGCAAGCGCAAGGTCGGGCTGTTCGGGCTGTCGTTCAAGCCCGGCACCGACGACCTGCGCGAGTCACCGCTGGTCGAGCTGGCCGAGAAGCTGCTCGGCAAGGGCTACGACCTCAAGATCTACGACGCGAACGTCAGCCTCTCGCGGCTGATGGGCGCCAACCGCGAATTCATCGAGAGCAGGCTGCCGCACCTCGGCCAGCTGCTCGCCGGGTCCGTCGAAGAAGTGGTGGACCACGCCGACGTCCTGCTCGTCGGCACCAAGGACCCGGACGTGCTGGCGGCCCTGCCGCACGGCGGCCGGGAAATCGTCGACCTCGTCCGCCTGCCCGACGCCGCCACGCGTCGCCTTGAAGAGGGATACGCCGGCCTTGCCTGGTAA
- a CDS encoding helix-hairpin-helix domain-containing protein — translation MSKELLKLANIGPAMVRDLVRLGITEPAQLAGRDPVELYDRLGELDGQRPDPCVLDTFMSAVDQAGGAPPRPWWTYTAERKCLLGSR, via the coding sequence ATGAGCAAGGAACTGCTGAAGCTGGCCAACATCGGCCCGGCGATGGTCCGCGACCTCGTCCGGCTCGGCATCACCGAACCGGCCCAGCTCGCCGGGCGCGACCCCGTCGAGCTGTACGACCGGCTCGGTGAACTCGACGGGCAGCGGCCCGACCCCTGCGTCCTCGACACGTTCATGTCGGCGGTCGACCAGGCCGGCGGCGCGCCGCCGCGGCCGTGGTGGACCTACACCGCCGAACGGAAATGCCTTCTCGGCAGCCGTTGA
- a CDS encoding glycosyltransferase family 4 protein, protein MPGKPHPGKALILVENLSVPFDRRVWQESTTLRDAGWEVHVICPQGTKRDTEAEAVVAGVHIHRYPLKAATGGPAGYLQEYGSALWHTLRLARKVGPVDVVHACNPPDLLYLVAKFLKRRGARFIFDQHDLCPELYLSRFDRGQDLLYRGVCALERATYRAADVVISTNESYKEVARIRGGKRPEDVFVVRSAPVVERFHEVPAEPELKKGKPYLLAYLGVMGPQDGVDYALRALAKLRDEVGRTDWHAVFVGSGDAFEDMVALSAKLGLANQVEFTGRISDEDLVRYLSTADVCLSPDPLNPLNDVSTMNKVMEYMAMSKPIVSFELREARVSAGDAAVYAPANDESAFAKLVSQLLDDPEERVRMGKLGQARVAGPLSWENSAKALLAAYEHAVKS, encoded by the coding sequence TTGCCTGGTAAACCGCACCCCGGAAAAGCGCTCATCCTCGTCGAAAACCTCTCGGTGCCCTTCGACCGCCGGGTCTGGCAGGAGTCCACGACCCTGCGTGACGCGGGGTGGGAAGTCCATGTGATCTGCCCGCAGGGCACGAAACGCGACACGGAGGCCGAAGCCGTCGTCGCCGGCGTCCACATCCACCGGTACCCGCTGAAGGCGGCGACCGGCGGGCCTGCCGGCTACTTGCAGGAGTACGGCAGCGCGCTGTGGCACACGCTGCGGCTCGCGCGCAAGGTCGGGCCGGTCGACGTCGTGCACGCCTGCAACCCGCCGGACCTGCTGTACCTGGTCGCGAAGTTCCTCAAGCGCCGAGGCGCGCGGTTCATCTTCGATCAGCACGACCTCTGCCCCGAGCTGTACCTGTCGCGGTTCGACCGCGGCCAGGACCTGCTCTACCGCGGGGTCTGTGCGCTGGAACGCGCCACCTACCGCGCCGCCGACGTCGTCATCTCGACGAACGAGAGCTACAAGGAGGTCGCCCGGATCCGCGGCGGCAAGCGGCCCGAAGACGTCTTCGTGGTGCGCAGCGCCCCGGTCGTCGAGCGGTTCCACGAGGTGCCCGCCGAGCCGGAGCTGAAGAAGGGCAAGCCGTACCTGCTCGCCTACCTCGGCGTGATGGGCCCGCAGGACGGCGTCGACTACGCCCTGCGCGCGCTCGCGAAGCTGCGTGACGAGGTCGGGCGGACCGACTGGCACGCGGTGTTCGTCGGCTCCGGCGACGCCTTCGAAGACATGGTGGCGCTCTCGGCCAAGCTCGGGCTGGCCAACCAGGTCGAGTTCACCGGCCGGATCTCCGACGAGGACCTGGTCCGGTACCTGTCCACGGCCGACGTCTGCCTGTCGCCGGACCCGCTGAACCCGCTCAACGACGTCTCCACGATGAACAAGGTCATGGAGTACATGGCGATGAGCAAGCCGATCGTCTCGTTCGAGCTGCGCGAAGCCCGCGTCTCGGCCGGGGACGCGGCGGTCTACGCGCCGGCCAACGACGAGTCGGCGTTCGCGAAGCTCGTCTCGCAGCTGCTCGACGACCCCGAGGAGCGGGTCCGGATGGGCAAGCTCGGCCAGGCGCGGGTGGCGGGCCCGCTGTCGTGGGAGAACTCGGCGAAGGCGTTGCTCGCCGCTTATGAGCACGCTGTGAAGTCCTGA
- a CDS encoding exopolysaccharide biosynthesis protein — MTDDTVRLALIGQVLRRRWRLLVAIAVLGAAVGAGVSVLFSPGYKTTSSVLLQGPRQADELLTQVEVATSSVVLDRAAAVLPWHPSGADLKKKVTASVTNGNVVTLTVSADSAEHAQQLADQVAQQYVKYSTQLASNSADASVQLAQEQRESLRNQVKLTTEKISDLAKSVGGNLTVESVQVRTQLEGLRTSLEQAINDLNQADLATGVGNTVVLGPAERPVSPAAPTMTQFVAGGAVLFFLFGVFGHLFAARADRRLRGESQIAAALGSPILAGVDVTTPQGDRLPATGFAGKVRRLLGGDRPWLLPPIETSADEVNRGIRYRRVLARLATGPADVLVLVAGDDEPGKLAAGQLAGLADRLSVPLRVFEFSPERPTVPDATAGSGVLVVLSAGSRTAWQLVHLAEACADAGQEIVGAVLTHAVRPAGPAPGPAAEAPEKALAGSA; from the coding sequence TTGACCGACGACACGGTGCGCCTGGCCCTGATCGGGCAGGTTCTCCGACGGCGCTGGCGGCTGCTCGTCGCCATCGCCGTGCTGGGCGCGGCGGTCGGCGCCGGCGTGTCGGTGCTGTTCTCGCCCGGCTACAAGACCACCTCCAGCGTGCTGCTCCAGGGGCCGCGGCAGGCCGACGAGCTGCTCACCCAGGTCGAGGTCGCGACCAGCTCGGTCGTCCTCGACCGCGCCGCCGCCGTGCTGCCGTGGCACCCGAGCGGCGCCGACCTGAAGAAGAAGGTCACCGCGTCGGTCACGAACGGCAACGTCGTGACGCTCACCGTCTCCGCGGACAGCGCCGAGCACGCCCAGCAGCTCGCCGACCAGGTCGCCCAGCAGTACGTCAAGTACTCCACGCAGCTGGCCAGCAACTCCGCCGACGCGTCGGTCCAGCTGGCCCAGGAACAGCGTGAGTCGCTGCGCAACCAGGTCAAGCTGACCACCGAGAAGATCAGCGACCTCGCCAAGAGCGTCGGCGGGAACCTGACGGTGGAGAGCGTTCAGGTCCGCACCCAGCTCGAAGGCCTGCGGACGTCGCTGGAGCAGGCGATCAACGACCTGAACCAGGCCGACCTGGCCACCGGGGTCGGCAACACCGTCGTGCTCGGGCCGGCCGAGCGTCCCGTTTCGCCCGCCGCACCGACGATGACCCAGTTCGTCGCCGGCGGGGCGGTGCTGTTCTTCCTCTTCGGCGTGTTCGGCCACCTCTTCGCCGCCCGCGCCGACCGGCGGCTGCGCGGCGAGTCGCAGATCGCCGCCGCGCTCGGCTCGCCGATCCTCGCCGGCGTCGACGTCACGACCCCGCAGGGTGACCGTCTGCCGGCGACCGGGTTCGCCGGCAAGGTGCGGCGGCTGCTCGGCGGCGACCGGCCCTGGCTGCTCCCGCCGATCGAGACCTCGGCCGACGAGGTCAACCGCGGCATCCGCTACCGCCGGGTGCTGGCCCGGCTCGCCACCGGTCCCGCCGACGTCCTCGTGCTGGTGGCCGGCGACGACGAGCCGGGCAAGCTGGCCGCCGGGCAGCTCGCCGGGCTGGCCGACCGGCTGTCCGTGCCGCTGCGCGTGTTCGAGTTCTCGCCCGAGCGGCCCACGGTGCCCGACGCCACCGCCGGCTCCGGCGTCCTGGTCGTGCTCAGCGCCGGCTCCCGCACCGCGTGGCAGCTCGTGCACCTCGCCGAGGCCTGCGCCGACGCCGGGCAGGAGATCGTCGGCGCGGTCCTGACCCACGCCGTCCGGCCCGCCGGGCCGGCGCCCGGACCCGCGGCGGAAGCCCCCGAGAAGGCACTGGCAGGTTCGGCGTGA
- a CDS encoding glycoside hydrolase family 75 protein yields the protein MRKLILLATLALAAAVMPSAIASASPAAAPATTAAAPTAAQLLSKTNSCKQISNGKYKTDEDASSRTVAICDANGAVFWKADMDIDCDGQRTSECNEKTDCCFQDDTAFPQSDGKPLNAAKLPYIVVPSSSSIWKYTSSGLKGGGSCAVIYNGKVEYAVIGDTGPSQIIGEASYATAKDLGINPDPSNGGTDSGVTYICFKNSTVSPIENHSNAVSKGQSLATAFVNNN from the coding sequence ATGCGGAAACTGATCCTGCTCGCGACACTGGCGCTGGCCGCGGCCGTCATGCCGTCGGCCATCGCGTCCGCGTCACCGGCCGCCGCTCCGGCCACCACCGCGGCCGCCCCGACCGCGGCCCAGCTGCTGTCGAAGACGAACAGCTGCAAGCAGATCTCCAACGGCAAGTACAAGACCGACGAAGACGCCTCCAGCAGGACGGTCGCCATCTGCGACGCGAACGGCGCGGTCTTCTGGAAGGCCGACATGGACATCGACTGCGACGGCCAGCGCACGTCGGAGTGCAACGAGAAGACCGACTGCTGCTTCCAGGACGACACGGCGTTCCCCCAGTCCGACGGCAAACCGCTCAACGCCGCGAAGCTGCCCTACATCGTCGTGCCGAGTTCGAGCAGCATCTGGAAGTACACGTCGTCCGGCCTCAAGGGCGGCGGCTCCTGCGCGGTGATCTACAACGGCAAGGTCGAGTACGCGGTCATCGGCGACACCGGGCCGTCGCAGATCATCGGCGAAGCGTCCTACGCGACGGCGAAGGACCTCGGCATCAACCCCGACCCGTCCAACGGTGGCACCGACTCCGGGGTCACCTACATCTGCTTCAAGAACTCGACGGTTTCGCCGATCGAAAACCACAGCAACGCGGTGAGCAAGGGGCAAAGCCTCGCCACCGCCTTCGTGAACAACAACTGA